A region from the Clostridium beijerinckii genome encodes:
- a CDS encoding phosphohydrolase has product MNIKQNKQNNNKIQRIILFTFVFIIGYLLLATAITPKQYSLKEGDIPRVDIKAPRDTVDEKATKEKEEQALEKVGKQYTLRPEVKKEAEENTKALFEKLITLSTNSTVDANSTVDAKESEKITELKKLTSFQLTEEQCKVLIGITKDNLADLEIKTINIINKVYEKNINENDEVAIQGARGAAILEIDTLKLDNEVSSTLKPIIQTQINANVFFDEEKTNETIQEAQKNISKVIIKQNQIIVKEGEPVTQDQIDILSDLGMLNDENETVYLYVYLALAVFLAIVLFLQYNYIKLNYKEIFKSTKKLILISVINLISLILARTIGIISPFLIPFACAPMMLTLLLNYKISLVISTLNIIIIGALNGFDVQVMLLGIVSSILGATLLKKMQQRNELLYSTVNIAVVSAILTLSTGILISSNLRDVLIKAGITVIGGLLSGIFALGILPFLEGMFNEVTTLKLLELSNPNNPLLKKLLMEAPGTYHHSMLVANLAEMAAEEVGANSVITRIGCYYHDIGKTERPYFFGENQMGGDNPHKNITPNLSTMIIKSHVNDGLELAKKHNLPKVIQDIIAEHHGNTVVKYFYYTMKNSAEDPSEIKEEDYMYEGPIPSSREAGIVMLSDSVEAAVRSIKEPNKDKINEMVNSIIDDKLSCGQLNNCDLTLKDIEKIRICFLTALNGIYHQRIEYPKEKIKDLNDENNKIKTKE; this is encoded by the coding sequence AGGTTATTTATTGCTTGCTACTGCGATAACTCCAAAGCAATATAGTTTAAAAGAAGGAGATATACCTAGAGTAGATATAAAAGCACCAAGAGATACCGTAGATGAAAAAGCTACTAAAGAAAAGGAAGAGCAAGCTCTTGAAAAAGTGGGGAAACAATATACATTAAGACCTGAAGTTAAAAAAGAAGCGGAAGAAAACACTAAAGCTTTATTTGAAAAACTAATAACCCTAAGTACTAATTCTACAGTTGATGCAAATTCTACAGTTGATGCAAAAGAAAGTGAAAAAATAACTGAACTAAAGAAGTTAACATCATTTCAGTTGACAGAAGAACAATGTAAGGTACTAATAGGTATTACAAAAGACAATTTAGCAGATTTAGAAATAAAAACAATTAATATAATTAATAAGGTATATGAAAAAAATATAAATGAAAATGATGAGGTTGCTATCCAAGGCGCAAGAGGAGCTGCTATATTAGAAATAGATACTTTAAAGTTAGATAATGAAGTATCAAGCACATTAAAGCCTATTATTCAAACTCAAATAAATGCAAATGTTTTTTTTGATGAAGAAAAGACAAATGAAACAATACAAGAAGCTCAAAAAAATATATCTAAAGTTATAATAAAGCAAAATCAGATTATAGTGAAAGAAGGAGAACCTGTAACTCAAGATCAGATAGATATCTTATCAGACTTAGGAATGTTAAATGATGAAAATGAAACAGTATATCTATATGTATATTTAGCACTTGCTGTGTTTTTAGCAATAGTTCTATTTCTTCAATATAATTATATTAAGTTAAATTATAAAGAGATATTTAAAAGTACTAAAAAATTGATTTTAATAAGCGTTATAAATTTGATTTCACTAATACTTGCTAGAACAATAGGAATTATATCACCATTTTTAATTCCATTTGCTTGTGCACCTATGATGCTTACATTATTATTAAATTATAAAATATCACTTGTAATTAGTACTTTAAACATAATAATCATAGGTGCACTAAATGGATTTGATGTTCAAGTTATGTTACTTGGTATTGTAAGTTCAATATTAGGTGCTACATTGTTAAAGAAGATGCAACAAAGAAATGAATTATTATATTCAACAGTAAATATTGCAGTAGTTAGTGCAATACTGACATTATCCACAGGAATATTAATATCAAGTAATCTTCGAGATGTATTAATAAAGGCTGGTATTACAGTTATAGGAGGCCTTTTATCAGGTATATTTGCACTAGGAATATTACCATTTTTAGAAGGAATGTTTAATGAGGTTACAACTTTAAAGTTATTAGAATTATCAAATCCTAATAATCCACTTTTGAAAAAATTATTAATGGAAGCACCAGGCACATATCATCATAGTATGCTTGTTGCAAATCTTGCCGAGATGGCAGCAGAAGAAGTTGGTGCTAATTCAGTAATTACTAGAATAGGGTGTTATTATCATGATATCGGAAAAACAGAAAGACCATACTTTTTTGGTGAAAATCAAATGGGTGGGGATAATCCTCACAAGAATATAACTCCTAATTTAAGTACAATGATAATAAAATCTCATGTAAATGATGGTCTTGAATTAGCAAAAAAACATAACTTACCAAAGGTAATTCAAGATATCATAGCAGAACATCATGGAAATACAGTAGTTAAATATTTTTATTACACAATGAAAAATAGTGCTGAAGATCCAAGCGAAATAAAAGAAGAAGATTATATGTATGAAGGTCCGATACCAAGTTCAAGGGAAGCTGGAATAGTAATGCTTTCTGATAGCGTTGAAGCTGCTGTAAGGTCTATTAAAGAGCCTAATAAAGATAAGATTAATGAAATGGTAAATAGTATTATTGATGATAAATTATCATGCGGTCAATTAAATAATTGTGATTTGACATTAAAGGATATAGAAAAAATTAGAATATGTTTTTTAACTGCATTAAATGGTATATATCATCAAAGAATAGAATATCCTAAAGAGAAAATCAAAGATTTAAATGATGAAAATAATAAAATCAAAACTAAGGAGTAA
- a CDS encoding rRNA maturation RNase YbeY, with the protein MIYVDNRQNKLEVNDGLIKKLSKVIEFALKEEEVDLKCEVSLLFVDNDEIKEINNDTRGINKETDVLSFPMLEYKNKKVFKEVYKNYKFSQTDFDGEELVLGDIVLSLEKALEQSKEFNHSYEREASYLVVHSVLHLLGYDHMEDEEKNVMRCREEEILNKLSITRESN; encoded by the coding sequence ATGATTTATGTAGATAACAGACAAAACAAATTAGAAGTAAATGATGGGTTGATTAAAAAACTATCAAAAGTAATAGAATTTGCATTAAAAGAAGAAGAAGTTGATTTAAAATGTGAAGTTTCTTTATTATTTGTAGATAATGATGAAATTAAAGAGATTAATAATGATACTAGAGGCATAAATAAAGAAACGGATGTATTATCTTTTCCTATGTTAGAATATAAAAATAAAAAGGTATTTAAGGAAGTATATAAAAATTATAAATTTTCTCAAACTGATTTTGATGGGGAAGAACTTGTACTTGGGGACATAGTACTTTCTTTAGAAAAAGCACTAGAGCAAAGCAAAGAATTTAATCACTCCTATGAAAGAGAAGCTTCGTATTTAGTAGTACATTCAGTATTACACCTTTTGGGATATGATCATATGGAGGATGAAGAAAAAAATGTTATGAGATGTAGAGAAGAGGAAATTTTAAACAAACTTAGTATAACTAGGGAATCCAATTAA
- a CDS encoding diacylglycerol kinase — protein MKIKKTLESFNNAITGIIDTVRTERNMKIHLIVSLGVLIVSFFFDITKYEFLILAVTITMVMTAELINTSIEAAIDMTTNYYHPLAKIAKNAAAGGVLIAAINALLVGYIIFWDKLSNFSFDLIKKVKNSEPYTIFIVLVIVCIATIIAKAIFGEGTPLKGGMPSGHSALGFSIATAISLITEEPICILLSFLLAFITAQSRVDSEVHSILEVIVGAIFGILLTLFIFTLFSL, from the coding sequence ATGAAGATAAAAAAAACTCTAGAAAGTTTTAACAATGCAATAACTGGGATTATAGACACTGTAAGAACTGAAAGAAATATGAAAATACACTTGATTGTATCTTTAGGTGTGCTAATTGTTAGTTTTTTCTTTGATATAACAAAATATGAGTTTCTTATTTTAGCAGTTACAATAACTATGGTAATGACAGCTGAATTAATAAATACATCTATAGAAGCAGCTATAGACATGACAACAAATTATTATCATCCATTGGCTAAAATAGCTAAAAATGCAGCTGCAGGTGGTGTACTAATTGCAGCTATAAATGCATTACTAGTTGGATACATTATATTTTGGGATAAATTATCTAATTTTTCATTTGATTTAATTAAAAAAGTTAAAAACTCAGAGCCATACACAATATTTATTGTATTAGTAATAGTTTGTATAGCAACAATAATAGCTAAAGCAATATTTGGGGAAGGAACTCCTTTAAAGGGTGGAATGCCAAGTGGGCATAGTGCCCTTGGATTTTCTATTGCAACTGCAATATCATTAATAACAGAAGAGCCAATTTGCATATTGCTTAGTTTCTTATTGGCATTTATAACTGCACAAAGTAGGGTTGATTCGGAAGTTCATAGTATTCTTGAGGTGATAGTCGGGGCGATCTTTGGAATATTATTAACTTTATTTATTTTCACTTTGTTTAGTCTTTAA
- a CDS encoding GTPase Era, translating to MFKSGFVTIVGRPNVGKSTLLNYIMGEKLSIVSNKPQTTRNNIQTILTGDEYQMVFVDTPGIHKPKHKLGEFMVNSAKESTKDVDLVLFLTNPDEEIGKGDKFILETLRDKKCPVFLVLNKVDESTQDRVAKSLEMYSKEFNFAEIIPISAIKGKNVDALIELMKKVMPEGPKYYPDDMITDVQEKFVVSEIIREKALRTLRDEVPHGIAVDIIQMKQNDIGTYHIEVDLICEKDSHKGIIIGKNGQTLKRIGETARYELEKFLRAKVNVKIWVKVRKEWRDNQNLLKELGYKPKK from the coding sequence ATGTTTAAATCAGGATTCGTTACAATAGTTGGAAGACCAAATGTAGGAAAATCAACTTTATTAAATTACATAATGGGAGAAAAGTTATCAATAGTTTCAAATAAACCACAAACAACAAGAAATAATATTCAAACAATATTAACAGGTGATGAGTATCAAATGGTATTTGTTGATACCCCAGGTATACATAAGCCTAAGCATAAATTGGGAGAATTTATGGTGAATTCGGCAAAAGAATCAACTAAAGATGTTGATTTAGTATTGTTTTTAACCAATCCAGACGAGGAAATAGGAAAAGGGGACAAATTTATATTAGAAACTTTAAGAGATAAAAAGTGCCCCGTATTTTTAGTTTTAAATAAAGTTGATGAAAGTACACAAGATAGAGTGGCAAAAAGTTTAGAAATGTACTCAAAAGAATTTAATTTTGCAGAAATCATACCTATATCTGCAATTAAGGGAAAAAATGTTGATGCATTAATAGAACTTATGAAAAAAGTTATGCCAGAAGGACCTAAGTATTATCCAGATGATATGATAACAGATGTTCAAGAAAAGTTTGTTGTATCTGAAATAATTAGAGAAAAGGCTTTAAGAACACTAAGAGATGAAGTACCTCATGGTATAGCAGTAGATATAATTCAAATGAAACAAAATGATATTGGTACATATCATATAGAAGTAGATCTAATATGTGAAAAAGATTCGCATAAAGGAATAATAATAGGTAAGAATGGGCAAACACTTAAAAGAATTGGAGAAACTGCTAGATATGAATTGGAAAAATTCTTAAGAGCTAAAGTTAATGTAAAGATATGGGTTAAGGTTAGAAAAGAGTGGAGAGATAATCAAAACTTATTAAAGGAATTAGGATATAAGCCTAAGAAATAG
- a CDS encoding DNA repair protein RecO — protein MINLSIFETKAVIIKTQDFKENDKLVWFYTEKLGKVTAVVRGAKKSKSKFLALTLPLCYGEYMLYKGKNLYTLQEGKIINSFQGLLNDLYKLTYSSYLCELIDIACSDNEVNIELFKNLVTTLYLLNTDAINYELLIRSFELKLLRTTGYNLTLDNCSICRKKISSSNYISLSYYGGICDECPKEHGVFISKGAYNALRFLRNLDVDKLYRLNLNDEIKDEIEKVTTFFICNNYARKPKSLDMLKFIKE, from the coding sequence ATGATTAATCTGTCAATTTTTGAAACTAAAGCTGTTATTATAAAGACACAAGATTTTAAAGAAAATGATAAACTAGTTTGGTTTTATACCGAAAAGCTAGGCAAAGTTACAGCTGTAGTTAGAGGTGCCAAAAAAAGTAAAAGTAAGTTTTTAGCATTGACATTGCCTTTATGTTATGGTGAATATATGTTATATAAAGGCAAAAATTTATACACGCTCCAAGAAGGAAAGATAATCAACTCATTTCAAGGGCTTTTAAATGACTTATATAAACTTACTTATTCATCATATTTATGTGAACTCATAGATATTGCATGTTCTGATAATGAAGTTAATATTGAACTTTTCAAAAATTTAGTTACAACATTATATTTATTAAATACAGATGCAATAAATTATGAATTGCTAATAAGATCATTTGAATTAAAATTATTGAGAACTACAGGGTATAATTTAACATTGGATAACTGCAGTATTTGTAGAAAAAAGATATCTTCATCAAATTATATAAGTTTATCTTACTATGGAGGAATATGCGATGAATGTCCAAAAGAACATGGAGTATTCATATCAAAAGGTGCATATAATGCTTTGAGATTCTTGAGGAATCTGGATGTAGATAAGTTATATAGATTAAATTTAAATGATGAGATAAAAGATGAAATAGAAAAGGTGACTACTTTTTTTATATGCAATAATTATGCAAGAAAACCTAAAAGTTTGGATATGTTAAAATTTATTAAGGAGTGA
- a CDS encoding ubiquitin, with translation MEKITLEKVDMVRERTGVSYEKAKEALEVCEGDVLEALIYIEKTQSILNDNNEFSKEPEENKTSISIEELKAWFKQMIEKGNVTRIKIKKDDTELIDIPVNAGIAAGVVAIIIPSILAAGVIAAIATQITIEITKEDGSVEIINKQVSKVANDVKNKANDFADKVKNKVNEMKKDAKNDSSDSKQNVYTGSDTVYSYTVNFDEEKENSED, from the coding sequence ATGGAAAAGATAACGTTAGAAAAAGTTGACATGGTACGTGAAAGAACAGGCGTAAGTTATGAAAAAGCAAAGGAAGCTTTAGAAGTATGTGAAGGAGATGTATTAGAAGCTTTAATATATATTGAAAAGACTCAAAGCATATTAAATGACAATAATGAATTTTCTAAGGAACCGGAAGAAAATAAAACTTCAATCTCCATAGAAGAGTTAAAAGCTTGGTTCAAACAAATGATAGAAAAAGGTAATGTAACAAGAATAAAGATTAAAAAAGATGATACTGAGTTAATTGATATTCCAGTTAATGCGGGAATTGCAGCTGGTGTAGTAGCTATTATTATTCCATCAATACTAGCAGCAGGAGTTATTGCAGCAATAGCAACTCAAATCACAATAGAGATAACTAAGGAAGATGGTTCTGTAGAAATAATAAACAAACAAGTTTCTAAAGTTGCAAATGATGTTAAAAATAAGGCAAATGATTTTGCAGATAAGGTTAAAAATAAAGTTAATGAAATGAAAAAAGATGCTAAGAATGATAGCTCTGATTCAAAACAAAATGTATATACTGGTTCTGATACAGTATATAGTTATACTGTTAACTTTGATGAAGAAAAAGAAAATTCAGAAGATTAA
- a CDS encoding transcriptional regulator → MKLSPRQEEIVCLVKENQPITSEALAGRIGVTRAALRADLAVLTMIGTLAARPKVGYVYSGKSSSGLAYAHISKIKVSEIMSKPVTVSEDTMVYDAIVYLFLNDVGTLFIENNGVLTGAVSRKDFLKISIGGTDIHKVPVGVIMTRMPNIICANENDNAYDLAKKIIEHEIDSIPVVEILKKIEGKDQIKIIGKVSKTNITKLFVKLGENEN, encoded by the coding sequence TTGAAATTATCACCTAGACAAGAAGAAATAGTGTGCTTAGTTAAGGAAAATCAACCAATAACAAGTGAAGCACTTGCAGGGAGAATTGGGGTAACAAGAGCAGCACTTAGAGCAGATTTAGCAGTTCTTACAATGATAGGAACTTTAGCTGCTAGACCTAAAGTTGGATATGTATACTCTGGAAAATCTTCTAGTGGATTAGCCTATGCACATATAAGTAAAATCAAAGTGTCGGAAATAATGTCTAAACCAGTGACAGTAAGTGAAGATACAATGGTATATGATGCAATCGTATACCTATTTCTTAATGATGTAGGAACATTATTTATAGAAAACAATGGAGTACTTACAGGTGCAGTTTCTAGAAAAGATTTTCTTAAAATTTCAATAGGGGGAACGGATATACATAAAGTTCCGGTTGGCGTAATCATGACTAGAATGCCAAATATAATTTGTGCAAATGAAAATGACAATGCTTATGATTTGGCTAAGAAAATTATTGAACATGAAATTGATAGTATTCCAGTCGTTGAGATATTAAAAAAGATAGAAGGAAAAGACCAAATAAAAATAATTGGTAAGGTCTCAAAGACTAACATAACAAAATTATTTGTTAAACTTGGAGAAAATGAAAATTAA
- a CDS encoding pyruvate, phosphate dikinase → MTNKYVYLFNEGNTSMKNLLGGKGANLAEMTNIGIPVPFGFTVTTEVCNKYYEDGRKISDEIIGQIYDSLAKLEESTGKKFGDNSNPLLVSVRSGARVSMPGMMDTILNLGLNDVAVEAMAELTNNPRFAYDSYRRFIQMFSDVVMNIEKRLFENKIEELKEKKNVEFDTDLTADDLKELVSEFKELYKKEKGEEFPSDPKVQLIESITAVFRSWDNPRAIVYRRMNDYPGEWGTAVNVQEMVFGNKGETSGTGVVFSRNPANGDNKIYGEYLMNAQGEDVVAGIRTPLPISKLKDQNPTIYKEFEDIVNKLESHYRDMQDMEITIEEGKLYFLQTRNGKRTAQAALKIAVDLVEEGMLSKEEAILKVEPKQLDTLLHPAFYTEDLKKAEPIGKGLPASPGAACGKIAFTANEAKDRAALGEDVVLVRLETSPEDIEGMVAAKGILTVRGGMTSHAAVVARGMGTCCVAGCGTIRVDEKKRTVEVNGKVYTDEDFISIDGTSGNVYGEKIKTVTPEISGHFAIFMGWADEIRKLKVRANADSPKDAQQAVEFGAEGVGLCRTEHMFFAEDRIMAVRQMITSKDLEQRKVALEKILPMQRADFIGIYEALEEKPVTIRLLDPPLHEFLPTAEADIKELAKEMGIAFDELKSTVSELHEFNPMMGHRGCRLAVSYPEIAEMQARAIIEAAIEVKKNKNYDIVPEIMIPLVGEIKELKYVKDVIVNTVKEVMEEKGVTLEYKVGTMIEIPRAALTADEIAKEAEFFSFGTNDLTQMTFGFSRDDAAKFLGSYYDKKIYEQDPFGKLDQTGVGSLIKIAVEKGKSTRPDIHLGICGEHGGDPSSIEFCHNIGLDYVSCSPFRVPLARLAAAQAQVKNKR, encoded by the coding sequence ATGACAAATAAGTATGTATATCTTTTTAATGAAGGAAACACTTCAATGAAAAATCTACTAGGAGGAAAAGGCGCTAATTTAGCAGAAATGACTAATATAGGAATCCCTGTACCATTTGGATTTACTGTTACAACAGAAGTTTGTAATAAGTATTATGAAGATGGTAGAAAGATTTCTGATGAGATAATAGGTCAAATTTATGATAGCTTAGCAAAGCTTGAAGAATCTACTGGTAAAAAATTTGGAGATAATTCTAATCCTTTATTGGTTTCAGTAAGATCTGGTGCAAGAGTTTCGATGCCAGGTATGATGGATACTATTTTAAATTTAGGATTAAATGACGTTGCTGTAGAAGCTATGGCAGAATTAACTAACAATCCTAGATTTGCATATGATTCTTATAGAAGATTTATTCAAATGTTCTCTGATGTTGTTATGAATATAGAAAAAAGATTGTTTGAAAACAAGATAGAAGAACTTAAGGAAAAGAAAAACGTTGAATTCGATACAGATTTAACTGCTGATGATTTGAAAGAATTAGTTAGTGAGTTTAAAGAACTATATAAAAAAGAAAAAGGCGAAGAATTTCCAAGTGATCCAAAAGTGCAATTGATTGAATCTATAACAGCTGTATTTAGATCATGGGATAATCCAAGAGCGATAGTATATAGAAGAATGAATGATTATCCTGGAGAATGGGGTACAGCAGTAAATGTACAAGAAATGGTATTTGGTAATAAGGGAGAAACATCAGGAACAGGAGTTGTATTCTCTAGAAATCCGGCTAATGGGGATAATAAAATATATGGTGAATATTTAATGAATGCACAAGGTGAAGACGTTGTTGCAGGAATTAGAACACCACTTCCAATATCAAAATTAAAGGATCAAAATCCTACAATATATAAAGAATTTGAAGATATAGTTAATAAATTAGAATCTCATTATAGAGATATGCAAGATATGGAAATAACAATAGAAGAAGGTAAGTTATACTTCTTGCAAACTAGAAATGGTAAAAGAACAGCTCAAGCAGCTTTAAAGATTGCTGTTGATTTAGTTGAAGAGGGAATGCTTAGTAAAGAAGAAGCAATTTTAAAAGTTGAACCTAAACAATTAGATACATTGTTACATCCAGCATTCTATACTGAAGATTTAAAGAAGGCTGAGCCAATCGGTAAGGGGTTACCAGCATCTCCAGGAGCTGCATGCGGTAAGATTGCATTTACAGCTAATGAAGCCAAAGATAGAGCTGCTCTTGGCGAAGATGTAGTACTTGTAAGACTTGAAACATCTCCAGAAGATATAGAAGGTATGGTAGCTGCCAAAGGAATTCTTACAGTAAGAGGAGGCATGACATCTCATGCTGCTGTTGTTGCAAGAGGAATGGGAACTTGCTGTGTAGCTGGATGTGGAACTATTAGAGTTGACGAGAAAAAGAGAACTGTAGAAGTTAATGGAAAAGTTTATACAGATGAAGATTTTATCTCAATTGATGGTACTAGTGGTAATGTATATGGAGAAAAGATAAAGACAGTTACTCCAGAAATTTCAGGGCATTTTGCAATATTTATGGGATGGGCAGATGAAATAAGAAAATTAAAAGTTAGAGCTAATGCAGATAGTCCAAAAGATGCACAACAAGCAGTTGAATTTGGAGCTGAAGGTGTAGGTCTTTGTAGAACAGAGCATATGTTCTTTGCAGAAGATAGAATTATGGCTGTAAGACAAATGATTACATCTAAAGATCTAGAACAAAGAAAAGTAGCATTAGAGAAGATATTACCAATGCAAAGAGCAGATTTTATTGGTATCTACGAAGCGTTAGAAGAAAAACCTGTTACTATAAGATTATTGGATCCACCTTTACATGAATTCTTGCCAACAGCAGAAGCAGATATTAAAGAATTAGCAAAAGAAATGGGAATAGCTTTTGATGAATTAAAATCTACAGTTTCAGAGTTACATGAATTCAATCCTATGATGGGTCATAGAGGATGCCGTCTTGCAGTATCTTATCCAGAAATTGCAGAGATGCAAGCAAGAGCAATTATAGAAGCGGCTATAGAAGTTAAAAAGAATAAAAATTATGATATTGTTCCAGAAATAATGATTCCATTAGTTGGAGAAATTAAGGAATTAAAATATGTTAAAGATGTTATAGTAAATACTGTAAAAGAAGTTATGGAAGAAAAGGGAGTAACTTTAGAATATAAAGTTGGTACTATGATTGAAATTCCAAGAGCAGCTTTAACAGCTGATGAAATAGCTAAAGAAGCTGAATTCTTCTCTTTTGGTACAAATGATTTAACTCAAATGACATTTGGATTCTCAAGAGATGATGCAGCTAAGTTCTTAGGCTCATACTACGATAAGAAAATATATGAACAAGATCCATTTGGTAAATTAGATCAAACAGGAGTTGGGTCATTAATCAAGATAG